A single Epinephelus lanceolatus isolate andai-2023 chromosome 22, ASM4190304v1, whole genome shotgun sequence DNA region contains:
- the LOC117245869 gene encoding uncharacterized protein LOC117245869, giving the protein MAVLRVGVSVSMAAMTLSGGPAILYVQQLLVVKEEVPPEQQEWSSSVDQEDPAPPHIKEEQEELWISQEGEQLQGLEEDDITKFTSTPVPVKSEDDEEKPQSSQLHQRHTEQMETEAEGEDCGEPTRNSDLDRHLQPETDDKTGASSEPETDDSDDWKETREPQSGLNSLKNDQVSFSDLIVGEKRFSCSECGKRFGQRGHLTIHMRSHTGEKPFSCSECGKRFSQRGNLTIHMRSHTGEKPFSCSECGKGFCHSGDLERHMRTHTGEKPFSCSECGKRFGLRGVLKEHMIAHTGEKPFSCSECGKKFGYNGDLRKHMRSHTGEKPFGCSECEKRFYHSGDLKKHMTCHSGEKPFSCSECGKRFGEKGNLKKHMRSHTEEKPFSCSECGRRFGLRGDLTRHVRTHTGEKPFCCSECGKKFSRSGTLKDHIRSHTGEMPFSCSKCGKRFGYSGDLKNHMRSHSEEKPLI; this is encoded by the exons ATGGCGGTCCTGCGTGTTGGAGTCTCCGTATCCATGGCAGCGATGACGCTGAGCGGCGGACCTGCCATTCTGT acgtccagcagctgttggtggttaaagaagaggttccccctgagcagcaggagtggagctccagtgtggaccaggaggacccagcgcctccacacattaaagaggaacaggaggagctctggatcagtcaggagggagagcagcttcaagggctggaggaggatgatatcaccaagttcacatccactcctgtccctgtgaagagtgaagatgatgaagagaaacctcagtcctcacagcttcatcaaagacacactgaacagatggaaacagaagcagagggagaggactgtggagAACCAACCAGGAACTCAGATTTGGATAGACATTTAcaacctgagactgatgacaaGACTGGGGCGTCTTCTGAACCAgagactgatgacagtgatgactggaaggagaccagagaacctcagtcaggtttAAACTCTCTGAAAAATGATCAAGTCTCTTTCAGTGATTTGATTGTTGGTGAGAAAcgatttagctgctctgagtgtgggaaaagatttggtcagAGGGGACATCTGACGATTCACATGAGgtctcatacaggagagaaaccatttagctgctctgagtgtgggaaaagatttagtCAGAGGGGAAATCTGACGAttcacatgagatctcatacaggagagaaaccatttagctgctctgagtgtgggaaaggGTTTTGTCACAGTGGAGATCTCGAGAGGCATATGagaactcatacaggagagaaaccatttagctgctctgagtgtgggaaaagatttggtctTCGCGGAGTTCTGAAGGAGCACATGATagctcatacaggagagaaaccatttagctgctctgagtgtgggaaaaaatTTGGTTACAATGGAGATCTGAGgaaacacatgagatctcatacaggagagaaaccctttggctgctctgagtgtgaGAAAAGATTTTATCACAGTGGAGATTTGAAGAAACACATGACATGTCAttcaggagagaaaccattcagctgctctgagtgtgggaaaagatttggtgaAAAGGGAAATTTAAAgaaacacatgagatctcatacagaagagaaaccatttagctgctctgagtgtggcaGAAGATTTGGTCTCAGAGGAGATCTGACGAGACATGTGAgaactcatacaggagaaaaaccattttgctgttctgagtgtgggaaaaaatTTAGTCGTAGTGGAACTCTGAAGGACCACATAcgatctcatacaggagagatGCCATTTAGTTGCTCcaagtgtgggaaaagatttggttaCAGTGGAGATTTGAAGAACCACATGAGATCTCATTCAGAAGAGAAACCACTTATCTGA